In the Prochlorococcus marinus str. MIT 9312 genome, AAATTAGCAATTAAGAATAACCCTTGGAATGTCTCAAGAGGTTTTCCTGGTAGTCACTCAGTAAAATTAATGCATGAAAAACTGTTAAATTGGAAATTAAATGGAGAAATAAATGTTCCTGTTTTTGACAAATCTTTGAGGAATGGTTTAGGAGATAGATCTCATTGGAGATTAGATAAGCCTGATATTTTAATTATTGAGGGATGGTTTTTAGGAATAGAACCTTTCCCTGGAGATGTTAATTACCAAAATATAAATTCATCAGATTTGAGTCCTCATGAATTATCTTATAGATATAATATCCAAAATAATCTAAAAAAATATTTAGATTCCTGGAGTTTAATTGATAAAATCTGGCACTTAAAGCCTTCGAAATTTGAATATATGAATAAGTGGAAGGCGAATCAAGAAAAAGAAATGTTTTTAAAGAAAGGAAACGCACTTCAAGATGAAAAGTTATCTAATTTCTTGAGAATGCTAAATGTTTCTATCCCTCATAAAAGTTTTGATGTAATAAATTCTTATGCATTGCTATTAATTAATCAAGAAAGAAATTTAGTTGAGGCTGGATTGAATTTGTAGAATTTTCTAACTATTTTTTTTTCAGTAATTTTTTATACATTTTTTATAGATCCAAATGGTGTTTAATTATCAATATATTGCTGTTTAGTGATGGTTGAGTTTTCTTACAAAAATGATGGCTGTAGAATGGTTGTATTGAGATGTATTGGTCCATCAAATTTTTTTCTAGAGAGAGTTTTATTCCCAACTGATATTCTTACTTTTATGGCCCCAAAAGATTCAAGAGTAGAAATCTGGGGAAATGAATTATATGGTCCTAAGTTGGAAGAGAGAATAAGAATTTCTGCTGATAATGAAGATTCGACTTTAGTTGCTTAGAAAAGAAGTCCTCTAATTGTCATAGAGTCATAATTTTTTACAAATAATAATTTTTTATTGATATTATCAAACTAGTTGAGATTTTAAATGTATTATTTCTCTTCTTTTGCAATAGGAGGTTTTGTTCCTTATGCAGTTTAGCGGGTGTTTTACTTTTGTTGGTTTAGGAGCCTACTTTTATTTAGGGATCAAGTGTCCTAAAGATTATTAAACCTGACTGTAATTAATCAAGTGTTTATTTAAATTCTTTCTAGCATTATCATTTTAACTATTTAATTATGGATTTAACAACTATTTTATTTATATTAAGCCTACCATTCGTTTTATTAACGATTTATTTTGGCACAAAAAATGATTTTTATGAAAGTGAAAATTATAAGGGTGATGGCTGTGCTCATGATGTTAAAAGGTAATTTTATTTTTTCATTTCCCTCAAATCTACAATTCCATTTGCTCTCAAATTCTAAATAAATTTATATTTTAGTTTTTACTTGTTTAATCTAAATTGCTTGTAATTAATTATTTGTTTATATGTTTTCGGAATATTTAAAATTTTTTTTATATGGCTTAATACAAGGTTTAACAGAATTTTTCCCAGTAAGTAGTACTGCTCATTTAAAAGTTATATCTGTGTTTTTTGGGATTGATGATCCAGGCCCTTCTTTGTCTGCGATTATTCAATTGGGAAGTGTCTTGGCTCTAGTTTGTTACTTTAGGAATGATTTTTTTAAATTAAAAATTCAATCATCAAAAAAAATTTTTGATTATTTAATACATGAAAGGTTATTGAGGTCAATCTTTATTGGTACTATCCCAATTATTTTGCTTGGTGGGACAATAAAATTATTTGTTCCTTATTTTTTTGATGAGATTTTTCGCTCAAATTTATCAATAGCATTAGTTTCTTTCCTAATGGCTATTTTAATGTACATAGCTGATAGATCAAAAAAAGGCTCTATAAATTTAAAAAATCATAAGTATTCAGATAGTTTTTTGATAGGTCTTTCTCAAGCCCTTGCTATTTTTCCAGGTGTTTCAAGATCAGGTGTTACTATTTCTACAGCTCTATTGTCAGGTTGGGGAAGGAGTGATTCTGCAAAATTTTCCTTTCTTTTAGGCATGCCGGCTATCTCTTTTGCAGCTATTGTTGAATTCATTTCTTCTTTTAATGCATTTTCTTCATTTAGTTTTTTTCCTCTAATTGTTGGTCTTACAACGACATTTTTGTCTTCATTATTAGCTATCCATTTCTTATTAAAGTATTTCTCTTCAAATGGTTTGAAATTATTTATTATCTATCGCATTGTATTTGGTTTTGTAATACTTTTGAATTTATAGTTCGTTGTAAAAAAAAATCCAATTATGTTAATGTTTAAAATAAATTTTGACTAATGAATATTCTTATATCATTCCAACTGGGTGAAGTTGAAGTTTCAAACCTTACCATATTAGTATTGTTGTTTTTTTCATCTTTTACTTTCATAGCTGTTGGCATAAGTTCATATAAACTATACAGATCTCTTATAAATGATGACGATAAGTGATCGGAACGGCGGGATTTGAACCCACGACCCCCACTACCCCAAAGTGGTGCGCTACCAAACTGCGCTACGCCCCGTTTTATTACTATAAAGATTAGATGGATTTAAATGTTATTATTTATTGGATTGTTATCAGATCTCAATACACATTTATCAACTTGCCAATTAAAGTTTTCCCAAATATGCTCTTTTAATTTATATTTACTTCCAGGAAAATCTCCTAACTTAACTTTTGTAGGCGAAGCAGAACAATACTGCCTACTTCCTGGGGATGCAAGATATTGTTGGTGGTACTGTTCTGCATAAAAATAGGTATCAATCATTTTTATTTCGGTTTCAATTAAACCTAGATTTTTTTTATTTAGTTCTTTTTGATATTGTTCTTTACTCGCTATTATGATTTTTTTATTATTTTCTTTTTTAAAATATATTGCTGACCTATATTGAGTACCCATATCATTACCTTGTCTATTTTTTTGAGTAGGGTCATGACATTCCCAAAACATTTTTAATAAATCGCTTATGTCTATTTCACTTTTATTCCAAATCACTCTCACAACTTCTGAATGACCAGTTAAACCTGAACATACTTCATAATATGTCGGGTTGCTTTTATCTCCACCAGCATAACCTACGGAGGTTGTGACCACTCCTGGAAGTTTCCAAAAACATTTTTCAGCTCCCCAGAAACAACCACATCCAAATATTATTTCTTCTTCTTGTGGATTAGGATTTCTCGTAATATCTGTTTTTAATATTCTATGAATTGAATTAATATCATTATTTAAAGTTGGTTCCTCATTATTCATGATATTTTTTAGAAATTTGAACATAATTTAAATTTTTACATCATAAGTCAAAAATATATTTTAGCTTTTAACAATGTTAGTTGCTAGTTCTCTTTCCCAAAGTTGCTTGTATAGACCCTTCTTCTTTACTAAATTTTTATGATTCCCTTCTTGTATTATTTCTCCTTTATCCATTACTAAAACCCTGTCACAAGTGGCAGCCACAGATAATTGGTGGCTAATCATTAAAATTGTTTTATTACTTCTTTCTCGCATTTCATCTATTATAGTTGCGGCTGTTTTATTATCGACGCTTGCTAAGGCATCATCAAGAACTACAACAGGAGAATTCACAAGTAATGCTCTTTCAAGAGCTGTTCTTTGCCTTTGTCCACCACTTAGTGTAATACCTCTTTCGCCAACAATTGTTTTAAATTTTTGTGGAAAATTATTGATATCATCAATCAAACCTGCTTTTGTAGCACTTTTTCTAACTGTTCCTTTAGAAGCGTTTGGTTCTCCAAAACGCAGGTTTTCTGAGATTGAAGTAGTAAATAAGAATGCTTCTTGAGGAACAATTGCAATATTTTTTCTGAGATCTCCTAATTTAATGTTTTTTATATCAATTTCATCTAAAAATAATTGACCGTCAGGAACTTCAATAGTTCTTCCAAGAGACTTTGCTAGTGTTGTTTTACCACATCCTACAGGTCCAACTATTGCAATAAGTTCTCCAGGGTAAATTTTAAAATTGAGGCAATTTAGTGAATTAAATTTTGATCCTGGATATTTTATTGTTAAGTCTTTTGCTTCTATTAAGCCTTTTATCTTTTTTCTTAAAAATTTGGTTTCTGCTCCATCTACAATATTTGGATTGTTTTGGAAGATCTCTTCTACACGATCTAAACTTACTTGACCTAGTTGAAAAGTATTCAATGTAAAACCTAAAAGAGCTGTAGGGAAAACAAGCCTTTCTACGTAAAGAATTAAAGCTACTAATCCACCTATTGAAATAAATCCACTTTCTAGTTGAAAAGTTCCTAATCCTAATAAAATTAATAGTGAAATTGACGAAATACCTTGAAGCAATGGGAATAGAGTACTTGCTGTTCTTGCAAGTTTTATCGCAGAATTTCGATAAGCATTATTGTAGATATCAAATTCTTTCTTCTCAGAATTTTCTTGTGCATAAATTTTGATAGCGCTTATTCCAGAAAGATCTTCTTGTATCAGATCACTAAGTTTGGATAATGATTCTTGCTGAGCTTTTCTTTGATTTACCATTTTCCCGCCAAATAAGCTCACAATTCCAAGGATTAATGGGAATATTAATAAAGCGGATATTGTTAATGTTTTGTTAATCGAAAACATCGATGGAATAGTAAATGAATAAGCTAAGACAATGTTGATTAAACTTAAAACCGTGAAACCCAAAAGCCTTCTTATGTTTTCAACATCGCTTGTAGCTCTACTTATAATGTCCCCGCTCCCCTTTTTTTGTATCCATTCTGGGTCTTGAATGAGCAAATGATCGAAAAGTTTCTGACGAAGATTTACCTCAACCTTTCTACCTATTCCAAAAACAATCTGTCTCGAAAATAGTCTTATTAAACCCATAGAAGTTGCTAATAAGACCAACCATAATGATTTAGAAATCACAAAATCTGAAGAGAAACCATTTTGCAATTGGTCAATTATATTTTTAACTTCTAGAGGGATTACAACGCTCAATATATTTACTATTAAAAGAGCTAAAGCTCCATATAAAAATTCTTTTTTGTATGGTCTGAGGTATTTAGATATAACTTTAAACTTTAAATTTTTCATATTTAATTTTGCCGATATGATTAAGATAATGTTTCATTTTTAAATATGTGAGCTAATTTTATAAATGATTGATTATTTATCTATGAGTAACGAACAAACTCATCCTTTACATGCAACAGATAAGAATATTATAGATTCTCTTATTACTAAAGAAAAACCAGAAGATATTGACTTTATTAATTTAGCTAGATTAATAAATCGTTATACAAATTTTCCTGGTGAAATTGAAATTAAAAATGATATCGAAAAGATTTTAAAATTTTGGAAAATTACTAAAAATGACCTTTTTTTTAAAACAAAAATTATTTGGTCAAAAAGCTTCAGGCCTTCTAATACAAATAAAGAATTAGTTGGGTCAGGTTTTGATACTTCAAATTGAATTTCATTTTCACATTTTTCTTTAATAAATAAATGTCTTTTAACATTTCTAACGCTGAAATCTTAAATATTTTGTTGGAGGGAGGAAATCTTGATGAGTTAACTTCTAGTTTGTTAATGCAAAGATGGCTTAATGATGAAATATCTGATGTTCAAACAGGAGCTTTTTTGAGCGCTTTGAGAGCTAAGGGCTGCACAGGTGTTGAATTGTCTTCTATGGCCGAGGAACTCTTGAAAGTTTGCGAGTTGCCAGTAGCAAGACCAAATTTGTATATGGTAGATACTTGTGGAACTGGAGGTGATGGAGCTAATACATTTAATATTTCCACTGCGGTAGCATTTGTGGCTGCATCTTGTGGTGCAAAAATTGCTAAACATGGAAATAAAAGTGCAAGTGGAAAGGTTGGCTCTGCTGATGTTTTGTTGAATCTTGGCTTAAATTTAAATTGTTCATTAAAAAAAGTAATCTCAGCCGTTAATGAAATTGGAATAACTTTTTTGTTTGCACCTGTTTGGCATAAATCTTTAATTAAACTTGCTCCTTTAAGAAAAGCCCTTGGAATAAGGACTGTATTTAATCAACTTGGACCATTGGTAAATCCTTTAAGACCTAATGCGCAAGTATTAGGTGTTGCTTCTGAAGATCTTTTAGAGCCTATGGGAAGTGCGCTATTGAAAATGGGAATGAATAGAGTGATAGTAGTTCATGGCTCTGGCGGCCTTGATGAAGCATCACTTCAAGGAGACAATAAATTAGTATTTGTAGAGAAAGGAAAATTACGATTTTCAAAAATAAATATCTTAGATTTTAATCATGAAAATATTCCAAACGACAAGCTTGTTGTTTCTGGCAGTGACTCTAATGAGGAAATATTAAAGTCTGTTTTAAATGGTTCTGGACAAAAATCGCATAAAGATGTTGTTGCCTTGAATGCTGCATTAGTTTTATGGGCAGCAGGAATTGAGGATGATTTACATAAAGGTTTTAATAAAGCTTTATTTTCAATTAATCAAGGAAATCCTTGGGAGAAATTTTTACTCTTAAAAACTTATTTATCCTCAGATGATTTAATTTCACCTTAATGATTAATTCCTATAAGAAAAATGCAAAATTAGTTTTAAGTAATGGATTGATATTTCCTGGATTTTCTTTTGGATATTCGGGAACTGCTGTTGGCGAAATAGTATTTAATACTGGAATGACTGGGTATCAGGAGGTTATTACTGATCCAAGTTATTACGGACAAATATTAACATTCACTTATCCAGAAGTTGGAAATACTGGTATTAATACTGAAGATTCAGAATCAAGTATTTGTGTTAAAGGAATAATTGTTAGAAATTATTCAACAAATAATAGTAATTGGAGATCCCTGAAGAATTTTAATGAATGGTTAGTTGAAAAAAAAATTATTGGTCTTTATGGAATTGATACACGAGCTCTTGTTAAAATTTTAAGATCTAATGGTTCGATGAATGCGGTTCTTACCTCTGAAGAAAGAACTTTAGACAATTGCTTAGAAATAATAAATGAAACGCCAAAAATGGAGGGCTTGAATTTATCAAAAGAAGTTTCTACAAAGCAACAATATTTATGGCGGAATCCTACAGGAACAGATTTTGATGTTAGAAAAAGATATTCTGAAAATACTAATAAACTAAAAGTAGTAGCAATTGATTTTGGAATAAAAAAATCAATTTTAAATAGACTAGTTTCTCATGGTTGTGAAATTTTAGTTTTACCTTCAAGTTCTTCATTGAAAGATGTTATATCAAATAAGCCGGATGGTATATTCTTCTCAAATGGTCCAGGAGATCCTTCTTCTGTTACTGAAGGTATAGATTTAGCAAGATCACTTATTGAATATGGTGAAATACCTATGTTTGGAATTTGCCTTGGCCATCAAATATTTGGAATAGCCCTAGGAGGTTCTACTTATAAACTACCTTTTGGACATCGTGGTCTAAATCATCCTTGTGGAATCAATAATCAAATTGAGATAACAAGTCAGAATCATGGTTTTGCTCTTGACCCTAATTCTCTCTCAAAGGACATAGTCAAAATC is a window encoding:
- a CDS encoding kinase produces the protein MKHLDINFPVDKFEKLIIDIGWESLDDWFNFWNNQKNILSIDQYWKNKVNDDWIWGLALPLLSQAYKIQNNFSDRKIIGISALPGTGKTTLGKWLEAISLKLNFKIVVISIDDFYLPSDEMKLAIKNNPWNVSRGFPGSHSVKLMHEKLLNWKLNGEINVPVFDKSLRNGLGDRSHWRLDKPDILIIEGWFLGIEPFPGDVNYQNINSSDLSPHELSYRYNIQNNLKKYLDSWSLIDKIWHLKPSKFEYMNKWKANQEKEMFLKKGNALQDEKLSNFLRMLNVSIPHKSFDVINSYALLLINQERNLVEAGLNL
- a CDS encoding DUF1830 domain-containing protein, which codes for MVEFSYKNDGCRMVVLRCIGPSNFFLERVLFPTDILTFMAPKDSRVEIWGNELYGPKLEERIRISADNEDSTLVA
- a CDS encoding undecaprenyl-diphosphate phosphatase → MFSEYLKFFLYGLIQGLTEFFPVSSTAHLKVISVFFGIDDPGPSLSAIIQLGSVLALVCYFRNDFFKLKIQSSKKIFDYLIHERLLRSIFIGTIPIILLGGTIKLFVPYFFDEIFRSNLSIALVSFLMAILMYIADRSKKGSINLKNHKYSDSFLIGLSQALAIFPGVSRSGVTISTALLSGWGRSDSAKFSFLLGMPAISFAAIVEFISSFNAFSSFSFFPLIVGLTTTFLSSLLAIHFLLKYFSSNGLKLFIIYRIVFGFVILLNL
- the msrA gene encoding peptide-methionine (S)-S-oxide reductase MsrA, translated to MFKFLKNIMNNEEPTLNNDINSIHRILKTDITRNPNPQEEEIIFGCGCFWGAEKCFWKLPGVVTTSVGYAGGDKSNPTYYEVCSGLTGHSEVVRVIWNKSEIDISDLLKMFWECHDPTQKNRQGNDMGTQYRSAIYFKKENNKKIIIASKEQYQKELNKKNLGLIETEIKMIDTYFYAEQYHQQYLASPGSRQYCSASPTKVKLGDFPGSKYKLKEHIWENFNWQVDKCVLRSDNNPINNNI
- a CDS encoding ABC transporter ATP-binding protein; protein product: MKNLKFKVISKYLRPYKKEFLYGALALLIVNILSVVIPLEVKNIIDQLQNGFSSDFVISKSLWLVLLATSMGLIRLFSRQIVFGIGRKVEVNLRQKLFDHLLIQDPEWIQKKGSGDIISRATSDVENIRRLLGFTVLSLINIVLAYSFTIPSMFSINKTLTISALLIFPLILGIVSLFGGKMVNQRKAQQESLSKLSDLIQEDLSGISAIKIYAQENSEKKEFDIYNNAYRNSAIKLARTASTLFPLLQGISSISLLILLGLGTFQLESGFISIGGLVALILYVERLVFPTALLGFTLNTFQLGQVSLDRVEEIFQNNPNIVDGAETKFLRKKIKGLIEAKDLTIKYPGSKFNSLNCLNFKIYPGELIAIVGPVGCGKTTLAKSLGRTIEVPDGQLFLDEIDIKNIKLGDLRKNIAIVPQEAFLFTTSISENLRFGEPNASKGTVRKSATKAGLIDDINNFPQKFKTIVGERGITLSGGQRQRTALERALLVNSPVVVLDDALASVDNKTAATIIDEMRERSNKTILMISHQLSVAATCDRVLVMDKGEIIQEGNHKNLVKKKGLYKQLWERELATNIVKS
- a CDS encoding DUF3288 family protein, whose translation is MSNEQTHPLHATDKNIIDSLITKEKPEDIDFINLARLINRYTNFPGEIEIKNDIEKILKFWKITKNDLFFKTKIIWSKSFRPSNTNKELVGSGFDTSN
- the trpD gene encoding anthranilate phosphoribosyltransferase is translated as MSFNISNAEILNILLEGGNLDELTSSLLMQRWLNDEISDVQTGAFLSALRAKGCTGVELSSMAEELLKVCELPVARPNLYMVDTCGTGGDGANTFNISTAVAFVAASCGAKIAKHGNKSASGKVGSADVLLNLGLNLNCSLKKVISAVNEIGITFLFAPVWHKSLIKLAPLRKALGIRTVFNQLGPLVNPLRPNAQVLGVASEDLLEPMGSALLKMGMNRVIVVHGSGGLDEASLQGDNKLVFVEKGKLRFSKINILDFNHENIPNDKLVVSGSDSNEEILKSVLNGSGQKSHKDVVALNAALVLWAAGIEDDLHKGFNKALFSINQGNPWEKFLLLKTYLSSDDLISP
- the carA gene encoding glutamine-hydrolyzing carbamoyl-phosphate synthase small subunit; this translates as MINSYKKNAKLVLSNGLIFPGFSFGYSGTAVGEIVFNTGMTGYQEVITDPSYYGQILTFTYPEVGNTGINTEDSESSICVKGIIVRNYSTNNSNWRSLKNFNEWLVEKKIIGLYGIDTRALVKILRSNGSMNAVLTSEERTLDNCLEIINETPKMEGLNLSKEVSTKQQYLWRNPTGTDFDVRKRYSENTNKLKVVAIDFGIKKSILNRLVSHGCEILVLPSSSSLKDVISNKPDGIFFSNGPGDPSSVTEGIDLARSLIEYGEIPMFGICLGHQIFGIALGGSTYKLPFGHRGLNHPCGINNQIEITSQNHGFALDPNSLSKDIVKITHYNLNDNTVAGLEVNNKPIFSVQYHPEAGPGPHDSDYLFKKFVSLMLERC